From a region of the Ammospiza nelsoni isolate bAmmNel1 chromosome 26, bAmmNel1.pri, whole genome shotgun sequence genome:
- the IGF2BP1 gene encoding insulin-like growth factor 2 mRNA-binding protein 1 isoform X1 codes for MNKLYIGNLPEGVTAAELEKVFAEHQISFSGQFLVKSGYAFVDCPDEQWAMKAIETFSGKVELHGKQLEIEHSVPKKQRSRKIQIRNIPPQLRWEVLDGLLAQYGTVESCEQVNTDSETAVVNVTYANREQTRQAILKLNGHQLESHALKVSYIPDEQPEQGRRGGAGAGGRGGARPGSPLPAGAPPKAPPPDVPLRLLVPTQFVGAIIGKEGATIRNITKQTQSKIDVHRKENAGAAEKAISIHSTPEGCSAACRMILDIMHKEAKDTKTADEVPLKILAHNNFVGRLIGKEGRNLKKVEQDTETKITISSLQELTLYNPERTITVKGCPESCCRAEQEIMKKVREAYENDVAAMSLQSHLIPGLNLAAVGLFPASSTAVPPPPSGVSGAAPYSSFLPPEQETVHVFIPAQAVGAIIGKKGQHIKQLSRFASASIKIAPPETPDSKVRMVVITGPPEAQFKAQGRIYGKLKEENFFGPKEEVKLETHIRVPASAAGRVIGKGGKTVNELQNLTAAEVVVPREQTPDENEQVIVKIIGHFYASQMAQRKIRDILAQVKQQHQKGQGGQSQSRRK; via the exons GGAAAGTGGAGCTCCATGGGAAGCAGCTGGAGATCGAGCACTCGGTGCCCAAAAAGCAAAG GAGCCGCAAGATCCAGATCCGGAACATTCCGCCGCAGCTGCGATGGGAG gTTTTGGATGGGCTGCTGGCCCAGTACGGCACCGTGGAGAGCTGCGAGCAGG TGAACACGGACAGTGAGACCGCCGTGGTAAACGTCACCTACGCCAACCGGGAGCAGACCCGGCA ggccatcCTGAAGCTGAACGGGCACCAGCTGGAGAGCCACGCGCTCAAGGTCTCCTACATCCCGGACGAGCAGCCCGAGCAGGgccggcgcggcggggccggggccggggggcgcggcggggcccgcCCGGGGTCCCCCCTGCCCGCGGGGGCTCCCCCCAAGGCGCCGCCCCCCGACGTCCCCCTGCGGCTCCTGGTGCCCACGCAGTTCGTGGGCGCCATCATCGGCAAGGAGGGCGCCACCATCCGCAACATCACCAAGCAGACGCAGTCCAA GATCGACGTGCACCGCAAGGAGAACGCGGGCGCGGCCGAGAAGGCCATCAGCATCCACTCCACGCCCGAGGGCTGCTCGGCCGCCTGCAGGATGATCCTGGACATCATGCACAAGGAGGCCAAGGACACCAAGAC gGCTGACGAGGTCCCCCTGAAGATCCTGGCCCACAACAACTTCGTGGGGCGCCTGATCGGCAAAGAGGGCCGGAACCTCAAGAAGGTGGAGCAGGACACCGAGACCAAAATCACCATTTCCTC gctgcaggagctgaccCTGTACAACCCCGAGCGCACCATCACGGTCAAGGGCTGTCCCGAGAGCTGCTGCCGCGCCGAGCAGGAGATCATGAAGAAAGTGCGCGAGGCCTACGAGAACGACGTGGCCGCCATGAGC CTGCAGTCCCACCTCATCCCCGGGTTGAACCTGGCCGCCGTCGGGCTCTTCCCGGCCTCCTCCACGGCGGTGCCACCACCCCCGAGCGGCGTCTCCGGGGCTGCTCCCTACAGCTCCTTCCTG CCCCCCGAGCAGGAGACCGTGCACGTGTTCATCCCGGCGCAGGCGGTCGGGGCCATCATCGGCAAGAAGGGCCAGCACATCAAGCAGCTCTCGCGCTTCGCCAGCGCCTCCATCAAG ATCGCGCCCCCGGAGACGCCGGACTCCAAGGTGCGCATGGTGGTGATCACCGGCCCGCCCGAGGCGCAGTTCAAG gctcagggcaggatTTACGGGAAGCTGAAGGAGGAGAATTTCTTCGGGCCCAAGGAGGAGGTGAAGCTGGAGACGCACATCCGAGTGCCGGCCTCGGCCGCCGGCCGCGTCATCGGCAAGGGCGGCAAGACC GTGAACGAGCTGCAGAACCTGACGGCGGCCGAGGTGGTGGTGCCGCGGGAGCAGACCCCGGACGAGAACGAGCAGGTGATCGTCAAAATCATCGGGCACTTCTACGCCAGCCAG ATGGCTCAGCGCAAGATCCGCGACATCCTGGCGCAGgtgaagcagcagcaccagaagGGCCAGGGCGGCCAGAGCCAATCCCGGAGGAAATAG